Proteins from one Pseudoliparis swirei isolate HS2019 ecotype Mariana Trench chromosome 22, NWPU_hadal_v1, whole genome shotgun sequence genomic window:
- the arnt gene encoding aryl hydrocarbon receptor nuclear translocator isoform X4, producing MLFQTDMTSSNTELPDPNLGLGASGTQESDGAVVPKGTNKRRAVPDFDDDDDDDDDEGNKLFRCDDDTLGGNDKERFARENHSEIERRRRNKMTAYITELSDMVPTCSALARKPDKLTILRMAVSHMKSLRGSGSTNSDGSYKPSFLTDQELKHLILEAADGFLFVVSCETGRIVYVSDSLTPVLNQAQSEWLGSSLYDQLHPDDTEKLREQLSTAENNNTGRMLDLKTGTVKKEGQQPSSRMSMGARRSFICRMRCGSCPVEPLSMNRLNFLRNRNRNGLGTAKEGEPQYVVVHCTGYIKSWPPSGVSLTGDESDNTQGSRFCLVAIGRLQVTCCPGDTDVNSISVPVEFISRHNCQGMFTFVDHRCMSAVGYQPQELLGKNILEFAYPEDQGLLRDSFQQVVKLKGQVLSVMFRFRSKSREWIWMRTSSFTFQNPFSEEIEYIICTNVNVKQLQQQSELEGGGARDGLYEAGPIALSQMPVQPVTAAGPDHSKSLEKPELYPSLFQGPDPTKGLPSISTPAAQIYPPANSFAAGHSNDAYRPVNMTPQMAQPAHSAGQMLAQMSRQNGAPQSVAPSSTVSPLHGGPAGGWPGAAAGVRPQFNNQQVAPQAAKTMSPQFAPMGGFGGGSSNSFGQMPTGAAPTATNNANYPPINAHASLNGNSYDGSRSGPHFPSRAAEAVWPQWQGQQHSQSNAEQHPHAQGNQQDIYPDVLSMLDQPANFNGDDFEIPMYPTFDQ from the exons ATGTTATTTCAGACTGACATGACCTCTTCAAACACAG AGTTACCAGACCCAAATCTGGGTCTGGGGGCAAGTGGGACCCAAGAAAGTGACGGGGCTGTTGTACCAAAAGGGACCAACAAAAGAAGAGCTGt GCCAGactttgatgatgatgacgatgatgatgatgacgaaggAAACAAGTTGTTCAG GTGTGACGATGACACGTTAGGCGGCAATGACAAAGAGCGCTTTGCCAG GGAGAACCACAGTGAGATTGAGAGGCGAAGGCGGAACAAGATGACTGCCTACATCACAGAATTGTCAGACATGGTGCCGACCTGCAGTGCTCTAGCAAGGAAGCCAGACAAACTAACTATCCTGCGAATGGCCGTGTCCCATATGAAGTCTCTAAGGGGAAGTGGCAGTACAAACTCGGATGGGTCGTACAAACCTTCCTTTCTCACTGACCAG GAACTGAAGCACCTCATCCTGGAGGCAGCTGATGGCTTCCTGTTTGTCGTGTCATGTGAGACTGGCCGCATCGTTTACGTCTCTGACTCCCTGACACCCGTCCTCAACCAGGCACAGTCTGAATGGCTGGGCTCCTCCCTGTATGATCAGCTGCACCCGGATGATACAGAAAAGCTCAGAGAGCAGCTCTCTACTGCTGAGAATAACAACACGG GGAGGATGTTGGACTTGAAGACAGGAACAGTAAagaaagaaggccagcagccgTCATCTAGAATGAGTATGGGAGCCCGTCGATCATTCATCTGCAGAATGAG GTGTGGCTCTTGTCCCGTGGAACCGTTGTCCATGAACAGACTGAACTTCCTGAGGAATAGAAACAG GAATGGTTTGGGTACAGCTAAGGAAGGAGAGCCCCAGTATGTTGTGGTCCACTGTACAGGATACATCAAGTCCTGGCCCCCTTCAG GAGTTTCATTAACAGGCGATGAGTCAGACAACACTCAGGGGAGTCGCTTCTGTCTGGTTGCAATTGGGCGATTACAG GTAACATGTTGCCCAGGTGACACAGACGTCAACAGTATTAGTGTTCCAGTAGAGTTCATCTCGCGCCATAACTGTCAGGGCATGTTCACCTTCGTAGACCACCGCTGCATGTCAGCTGTCGGCTACCAGCCACAG GAATTATTGGGGAAGAACATTCTCGAGTTCGCCTACCCTGAAGACCAGGGCTTACTAAGAGACAGCTTCCAGCAG GTGGTGAAGCTGAAGGGCCAGGTCCTGTCAGTGATGTTTCGGTTTCGCTCCAAATCGAGAGAATGGATCTGGATGAGAACCAGCTCCTTCACCTTCCAGAACCCGTTTTCAGAGGAGATTGAGTATATCATCTGTACCAATGTCAATGTCAA GCAGTTACAGCAGCAGTCCGAGCTAGAGGGAGGTGGCGCCAGAGACGGTCTCTATGAGGCAGGACCAATCGCCCTCTCACAG ATGCCGGTGCAGCCAGTGACGGCGGCAGGTCCTGACCACAGCAAGAGCCTTGAGAAGCCCGAGCTGTACCCCTCCCTTTTCCAAGGCCCAGATCCGACCAAAGGCCTGCCCTCCATCTCTACTCCCGCCGCTCAGATCTACCCTCCAGCCAATAGCTTCGCTGCTGGTCATTCCAATGATGCATACAG GCCGGTCAACATGACTCCACAGATGGCACAGCCAGCCCACTCGGCAGGGCAGATGCTGGCTCAGATGTCTCGTCAGAATGGAGCCCCTCAGTCGGTCGCCCCCTCGAGCACCGTCAGCCCCCTTCATGGAGGACCAGCTGGAGGATGGCCTGGAGCCGCAGCTGGAGTCAGACCACAGTTTAATAATCAG CAGGTGGCTCCACAAGCTGCAAAGACCATGTCTCCGCAGTTTGCTCCCATGGGAGGATTTGGCGGTGGCTCTTCCAACTCCTTTGGCCAGATGCCGACAGGTGCTGCTCCCACCGCAACCAACAATGCAAACTACCCGCCCATTAATGCTCATGCCAGCCTCAACGGCAACAGTTATG ATGGCTCTCGGTCCGGGCCGCACTTCCCCTCTCGAGCGGCAGAGGCAGTGTGGCCCCAGTGGCAAGGCCAGCAGCACTCGCAGAGTAATGCAGAGCAGCATCCTCACGCTCAGGGCAACCAGCAGGACATTTATCCT GATGTGTTGTCTATGCTGGACCAGCCTGCCAACTTCAATGGCGATGACTTTGAGATACCCATGTACCCTACGTTTGACCAGTGA
- the arnt gene encoding aryl hydrocarbon receptor nuclear translocator isoform X3, with translation MLFQTDMTSSNTELPDPNLGLGASGTQESDGAVVPKGTNKRRAVPDFDDDDDDDDDEGNKLFRCDDDTLGGNDKERFARENHSEIERRRRNKMTAYITELSDMVPTCSALARKPDKLTILRMAVSHMKSLRGSGSTNSDGSYKPSFLTDQELKHLILEAADGFLFVVSCETGRIVYVSDSLTPVLNQAQSEWLGSSLYDQLHPDDTEKLREQLSTAENNNTGRMLDLKTGTVKKEGQQPSSRMSMGARRSFICRMRCGSCPVEPLSMNRLNFLRNRNRNGLGTAKEGEPQYVVVHCTGYIKSWPPSGVSLTGDESDNTQGSRFCLVAIGRLQVTCCPGDTDVNSISVPVEFISRHNCQGMFTFVDHRCMSAVGYQPQELLGKNILEFAYPEDQGLLRDSFQQVVKLKGQVLSVMFRFRSKSREWIWMRTSSFTFQNPFSEEIEYIICTNVNVNRNSTQDPLPPISSPVGALPPSLGQSSPNCPPVMLSPGQVAARQLQQQSELEGGGARDGLYEAGPIALSQMPVQPVTAAGPDHSKSLEKPELYPSLFQGPDPTKGLPSISTPAAQIYPPANSFAAGHSNDAYRPVNMTPQMAQPAHSAGQMLAQMSRQNGAPQSVAPSSTVSPLHGGPAGGWPGAAAGVRPQFNNQVAPQAAKTMSPQFAPMGGFGGGSSNSFGQMPTGAAPTATNNANYPPINAHASLNGNSYDGSRSGPHFPSRAAEAVWPQWQGQQHSQSNAEQHPHAQGNQQDIYPDVLSMLDQPANFNGDDFEIPMYPTFDQ, from the exons ATGTTATTTCAGACTGACATGACCTCTTCAAACACAG AGTTACCAGACCCAAATCTGGGTCTGGGGGCAAGTGGGACCCAAGAAAGTGACGGGGCTGTTGTACCAAAAGGGACCAACAAAAGAAGAGCTGt GCCAGactttgatgatgatgacgatgatgatgatgacgaaggAAACAAGTTGTTCAG GTGTGACGATGACACGTTAGGCGGCAATGACAAAGAGCGCTTTGCCAG GGAGAACCACAGTGAGATTGAGAGGCGAAGGCGGAACAAGATGACTGCCTACATCACAGAATTGTCAGACATGGTGCCGACCTGCAGTGCTCTAGCAAGGAAGCCAGACAAACTAACTATCCTGCGAATGGCCGTGTCCCATATGAAGTCTCTAAGGGGAAGTGGCAGTACAAACTCGGATGGGTCGTACAAACCTTCCTTTCTCACTGACCAG GAACTGAAGCACCTCATCCTGGAGGCAGCTGATGGCTTCCTGTTTGTCGTGTCATGTGAGACTGGCCGCATCGTTTACGTCTCTGACTCCCTGACACCCGTCCTCAACCAGGCACAGTCTGAATGGCTGGGCTCCTCCCTGTATGATCAGCTGCACCCGGATGATACAGAAAAGCTCAGAGAGCAGCTCTCTACTGCTGAGAATAACAACACGG GGAGGATGTTGGACTTGAAGACAGGAACAGTAAagaaagaaggccagcagccgTCATCTAGAATGAGTATGGGAGCCCGTCGATCATTCATCTGCAGAATGAG GTGTGGCTCTTGTCCCGTGGAACCGTTGTCCATGAACAGACTGAACTTCCTGAGGAATAGAAACAG GAATGGTTTGGGTACAGCTAAGGAAGGAGAGCCCCAGTATGTTGTGGTCCACTGTACAGGATACATCAAGTCCTGGCCCCCTTCAG GAGTTTCATTAACAGGCGATGAGTCAGACAACACTCAGGGGAGTCGCTTCTGTCTGGTTGCAATTGGGCGATTACAG GTAACATGTTGCCCAGGTGACACAGACGTCAACAGTATTAGTGTTCCAGTAGAGTTCATCTCGCGCCATAACTGTCAGGGCATGTTCACCTTCGTAGACCACCGCTGCATGTCAGCTGTCGGCTACCAGCCACAG GAATTATTGGGGAAGAACATTCTCGAGTTCGCCTACCCTGAAGACCAGGGCTTACTAAGAGACAGCTTCCAGCAG GTGGTGAAGCTGAAGGGCCAGGTCCTGTCAGTGATGTTTCGGTTTCGCTCCAAATCGAGAGAATGGATCTGGATGAGAACCAGCTCCTTCACCTTCCAGAACCCGTTTTCAGAGGAGATTGAGTATATCATCTGTACCAATGTCAATGTCAA TAGAAACTCAACTCAGGACCCCCTCCCACCCATCTCTTCCCCAGTGGGTGCGCTGCCCCCCTCCCTGGGTCAGAGCAGTCCAAACTGCCCTCCTGTAATGCTCAGCCCTGGGCAGGTGGCTGCCAG GCAGTTACAGCAGCAGTCCGAGCTAGAGGGAGGTGGCGCCAGAGACGGTCTCTATGAGGCAGGACCAATCGCCCTCTCACAG ATGCCGGTGCAGCCAGTGACGGCGGCAGGTCCTGACCACAGCAAGAGCCTTGAGAAGCCCGAGCTGTACCCCTCCCTTTTCCAAGGCCCAGATCCGACCAAAGGCCTGCCCTCCATCTCTACTCCCGCCGCTCAGATCTACCCTCCAGCCAATAGCTTCGCTGCTGGTCATTCCAATGATGCATACAG GCCGGTCAACATGACTCCACAGATGGCACAGCCAGCCCACTCGGCAGGGCAGATGCTGGCTCAGATGTCTCGTCAGAATGGAGCCCCTCAGTCGGTCGCCCCCTCGAGCACCGTCAGCCCCCTTCATGGAGGACCAGCTGGAGGATGGCCTGGAGCCGCAGCTGGAGTCAGACCACAGTTTAATAATCAG GTGGCTCCACAAGCTGCAAAGACCATGTCTCCGCAGTTTGCTCCCATGGGAGGATTTGGCGGTGGCTCTTCCAACTCCTTTGGCCAGATGCCGACAGGTGCTGCTCCCACCGCAACCAACAATGCAAACTACCCGCCCATTAATGCTCATGCCAGCCTCAACGGCAACAGTTATG ATGGCTCTCGGTCCGGGCCGCACTTCCCCTCTCGAGCGGCAGAGGCAGTGTGGCCCCAGTGGCAAGGCCAGCAGCACTCGCAGAGTAATGCAGAGCAGCATCCTCACGCTCAGGGCAACCAGCAGGACATTTATCCT GATGTGTTGTCTATGCTGGACCAGCCTGCCAACTTCAATGGCGATGACTTTGAGATACCCATGTACCCTACGTTTGACCAGTGA
- the arnt gene encoding aryl hydrocarbon receptor nuclear translocator isoform X1 — MLFQTDMTSSNTELPDPNLGLGASGTQESDGAVVPKGTNKRRAVPDFDDDDDDDDDEGNKLFRCDDDTLGGNDKERFARENHSEIERRRRNKMTAYITELSDMVPTCSALARKPDKLTILRMAVSHMKSLRGSGSTNSDGSYKPSFLTDQELKHLILEAADGFLFVVSCETGRIVYVSDSLTPVLNQAQSEWLGSSLYDQLHPDDTEKLREQLSTAENNNTGRMLDLKTGTVKKEGQQPSSRMSMGARRSFICRMRCGSCPVEPLSMNRLNFLRNRNRNGLGTAKEGEPQYVVVHCTGYIKSWPPSGVSLTGDESDNTQGSRFCLVAIGRLQVTCCPGDTDVNSISVPVEFISRHNCQGMFTFVDHRCMSAVGYQPQELLGKNILEFAYPEDQGLLRDSFQQVVKLKGQVLSVMFRFRSKSREWIWMRTSSFTFQNPFSEEIEYIICTNVNVNRNSTQDPLPPISSPVGALPPSLGQSSPNCPPVMLSPGQVAARQLQQQSELEGGGARDGLYEAGPIALSQMPVQPVTAAGPDHSKSLEKPELYPSLFQGPDPTKGLPSISTPAAQIYPPANSFAAGHSNDAYRPVNMTPQMAQPAHSAGQMLAQMSRQNGAPQSVAPSSTVSPLHGGPAGGWPGAAAGVRPQFNNQQVAPQAAKTMSPQFAPMGGFGGGSSNSFGQMPTGAAPTATNNANYPPINAHASLNGNSYDGSRSGPHFPSRAAEAVWPQWQGQQHSQSNAEQHPHAQGNQQDIYPDVLSMLDQPANFNGDDFEIPMYPTFDQ, encoded by the exons ATGTTATTTCAGACTGACATGACCTCTTCAAACACAG AGTTACCAGACCCAAATCTGGGTCTGGGGGCAAGTGGGACCCAAGAAAGTGACGGGGCTGTTGTACCAAAAGGGACCAACAAAAGAAGAGCTGt GCCAGactttgatgatgatgacgatgatgatgatgacgaaggAAACAAGTTGTTCAG GTGTGACGATGACACGTTAGGCGGCAATGACAAAGAGCGCTTTGCCAG GGAGAACCACAGTGAGATTGAGAGGCGAAGGCGGAACAAGATGACTGCCTACATCACAGAATTGTCAGACATGGTGCCGACCTGCAGTGCTCTAGCAAGGAAGCCAGACAAACTAACTATCCTGCGAATGGCCGTGTCCCATATGAAGTCTCTAAGGGGAAGTGGCAGTACAAACTCGGATGGGTCGTACAAACCTTCCTTTCTCACTGACCAG GAACTGAAGCACCTCATCCTGGAGGCAGCTGATGGCTTCCTGTTTGTCGTGTCATGTGAGACTGGCCGCATCGTTTACGTCTCTGACTCCCTGACACCCGTCCTCAACCAGGCACAGTCTGAATGGCTGGGCTCCTCCCTGTATGATCAGCTGCACCCGGATGATACAGAAAAGCTCAGAGAGCAGCTCTCTACTGCTGAGAATAACAACACGG GGAGGATGTTGGACTTGAAGACAGGAACAGTAAagaaagaaggccagcagccgTCATCTAGAATGAGTATGGGAGCCCGTCGATCATTCATCTGCAGAATGAG GTGTGGCTCTTGTCCCGTGGAACCGTTGTCCATGAACAGACTGAACTTCCTGAGGAATAGAAACAG GAATGGTTTGGGTACAGCTAAGGAAGGAGAGCCCCAGTATGTTGTGGTCCACTGTACAGGATACATCAAGTCCTGGCCCCCTTCAG GAGTTTCATTAACAGGCGATGAGTCAGACAACACTCAGGGGAGTCGCTTCTGTCTGGTTGCAATTGGGCGATTACAG GTAACATGTTGCCCAGGTGACACAGACGTCAACAGTATTAGTGTTCCAGTAGAGTTCATCTCGCGCCATAACTGTCAGGGCATGTTCACCTTCGTAGACCACCGCTGCATGTCAGCTGTCGGCTACCAGCCACAG GAATTATTGGGGAAGAACATTCTCGAGTTCGCCTACCCTGAAGACCAGGGCTTACTAAGAGACAGCTTCCAGCAG GTGGTGAAGCTGAAGGGCCAGGTCCTGTCAGTGATGTTTCGGTTTCGCTCCAAATCGAGAGAATGGATCTGGATGAGAACCAGCTCCTTCACCTTCCAGAACCCGTTTTCAGAGGAGATTGAGTATATCATCTGTACCAATGTCAATGTCAA TAGAAACTCAACTCAGGACCCCCTCCCACCCATCTCTTCCCCAGTGGGTGCGCTGCCCCCCTCCCTGGGTCAGAGCAGTCCAAACTGCCCTCCTGTAATGCTCAGCCCTGGGCAGGTGGCTGCCAG GCAGTTACAGCAGCAGTCCGAGCTAGAGGGAGGTGGCGCCAGAGACGGTCTCTATGAGGCAGGACCAATCGCCCTCTCACAG ATGCCGGTGCAGCCAGTGACGGCGGCAGGTCCTGACCACAGCAAGAGCCTTGAGAAGCCCGAGCTGTACCCCTCCCTTTTCCAAGGCCCAGATCCGACCAAAGGCCTGCCCTCCATCTCTACTCCCGCCGCTCAGATCTACCCTCCAGCCAATAGCTTCGCTGCTGGTCATTCCAATGATGCATACAG GCCGGTCAACATGACTCCACAGATGGCACAGCCAGCCCACTCGGCAGGGCAGATGCTGGCTCAGATGTCTCGTCAGAATGGAGCCCCTCAGTCGGTCGCCCCCTCGAGCACCGTCAGCCCCCTTCATGGAGGACCAGCTGGAGGATGGCCTGGAGCCGCAGCTGGAGTCAGACCACAGTTTAATAATCAG CAGGTGGCTCCACAAGCTGCAAAGACCATGTCTCCGCAGTTTGCTCCCATGGGAGGATTTGGCGGTGGCTCTTCCAACTCCTTTGGCCAGATGCCGACAGGTGCTGCTCCCACCGCAACCAACAATGCAAACTACCCGCCCATTAATGCTCATGCCAGCCTCAACGGCAACAGTTATG ATGGCTCTCGGTCCGGGCCGCACTTCCCCTCTCGAGCGGCAGAGGCAGTGTGGCCCCAGTGGCAAGGCCAGCAGCACTCGCAGAGTAATGCAGAGCAGCATCCTCACGCTCAGGGCAACCAGCAGGACATTTATCCT GATGTGTTGTCTATGCTGGACCAGCCTGCCAACTTCAATGGCGATGACTTTGAGATACCCATGTACCCTACGTTTGACCAGTGA
- the arnt gene encoding aryl hydrocarbon receptor nuclear translocator isoform X2, whose translation MLFQTDMTSSNTELPDPNLGLGASGTQESDGAVVPKGTNKRRAVPDFDDDDDDDDDEGNKLFRCDDDTLGGNDKERFARENHSEIERRRRNKMTAYITELSDMVPTCSALARKPDKLTILRMAVSHMKSLRGSGSTNSDGSYKPSFLTDQELKHLILEAADGFLFVVSCETGRIVYVSDSLTPVLNQAQSEWLGSSLYDQLHPDDTEKLREQLSTAENNNTGRMLDLKTGTVKKEGQQPSSRMSMGARRSFICRMRCGSCPVEPLSMNRLNFLRNRNRNGLGTAKEGEPQYVVVHCTGYIKSWPPSGVSLTGDESDNTQGSRFCLVAIGRLQVTCCPGDTDVNSISVPVEFISRHNCQGMFTFVDHRCMSAVGYQPQELLGKNILEFAYPEDQGLLRDSFQQVVKLKGQVLSVMFRFRSKSREWIWMRTSSFTFQNPFSEEIEYIICTNVNVKNSTQDPLPPISSPVGALPPSLGQSSPNCPPVMLSPGQVAARQLQQQSELEGGGARDGLYEAGPIALSQMPVQPVTAAGPDHSKSLEKPELYPSLFQGPDPTKGLPSISTPAAQIYPPANSFAAGHSNDAYRPVNMTPQMAQPAHSAGQMLAQMSRQNGAPQSVAPSSTVSPLHGGPAGGWPGAAAGVRPQFNNQQVAPQAAKTMSPQFAPMGGFGGGSSNSFGQMPTGAAPTATNNANYPPINAHASLNGNSYDGSRSGPHFPSRAAEAVWPQWQGQQHSQSNAEQHPHAQGNQQDIYPDVLSMLDQPANFNGDDFEIPMYPTFDQ comes from the exons ATGTTATTTCAGACTGACATGACCTCTTCAAACACAG AGTTACCAGACCCAAATCTGGGTCTGGGGGCAAGTGGGACCCAAGAAAGTGACGGGGCTGTTGTACCAAAAGGGACCAACAAAAGAAGAGCTGt GCCAGactttgatgatgatgacgatgatgatgatgacgaaggAAACAAGTTGTTCAG GTGTGACGATGACACGTTAGGCGGCAATGACAAAGAGCGCTTTGCCAG GGAGAACCACAGTGAGATTGAGAGGCGAAGGCGGAACAAGATGACTGCCTACATCACAGAATTGTCAGACATGGTGCCGACCTGCAGTGCTCTAGCAAGGAAGCCAGACAAACTAACTATCCTGCGAATGGCCGTGTCCCATATGAAGTCTCTAAGGGGAAGTGGCAGTACAAACTCGGATGGGTCGTACAAACCTTCCTTTCTCACTGACCAG GAACTGAAGCACCTCATCCTGGAGGCAGCTGATGGCTTCCTGTTTGTCGTGTCATGTGAGACTGGCCGCATCGTTTACGTCTCTGACTCCCTGACACCCGTCCTCAACCAGGCACAGTCTGAATGGCTGGGCTCCTCCCTGTATGATCAGCTGCACCCGGATGATACAGAAAAGCTCAGAGAGCAGCTCTCTACTGCTGAGAATAACAACACGG GGAGGATGTTGGACTTGAAGACAGGAACAGTAAagaaagaaggccagcagccgTCATCTAGAATGAGTATGGGAGCCCGTCGATCATTCATCTGCAGAATGAG GTGTGGCTCTTGTCCCGTGGAACCGTTGTCCATGAACAGACTGAACTTCCTGAGGAATAGAAACAG GAATGGTTTGGGTACAGCTAAGGAAGGAGAGCCCCAGTATGTTGTGGTCCACTGTACAGGATACATCAAGTCCTGGCCCCCTTCAG GAGTTTCATTAACAGGCGATGAGTCAGACAACACTCAGGGGAGTCGCTTCTGTCTGGTTGCAATTGGGCGATTACAG GTAACATGTTGCCCAGGTGACACAGACGTCAACAGTATTAGTGTTCCAGTAGAGTTCATCTCGCGCCATAACTGTCAGGGCATGTTCACCTTCGTAGACCACCGCTGCATGTCAGCTGTCGGCTACCAGCCACAG GAATTATTGGGGAAGAACATTCTCGAGTTCGCCTACCCTGAAGACCAGGGCTTACTAAGAGACAGCTTCCAGCAG GTGGTGAAGCTGAAGGGCCAGGTCCTGTCAGTGATGTTTCGGTTTCGCTCCAAATCGAGAGAATGGATCTGGATGAGAACCAGCTCCTTCACCTTCCAGAACCCGTTTTCAGAGGAGATTGAGTATATCATCTGTACCAATGTCAATGTCAA AAACTCAACTCAGGACCCCCTCCCACCCATCTCTTCCCCAGTGGGTGCGCTGCCCCCCTCCCTGGGTCAGAGCAGTCCAAACTGCCCTCCTGTAATGCTCAGCCCTGGGCAGGTGGCTGCCAG GCAGTTACAGCAGCAGTCCGAGCTAGAGGGAGGTGGCGCCAGAGACGGTCTCTATGAGGCAGGACCAATCGCCCTCTCACAG ATGCCGGTGCAGCCAGTGACGGCGGCAGGTCCTGACCACAGCAAGAGCCTTGAGAAGCCCGAGCTGTACCCCTCCCTTTTCCAAGGCCCAGATCCGACCAAAGGCCTGCCCTCCATCTCTACTCCCGCCGCTCAGATCTACCCTCCAGCCAATAGCTTCGCTGCTGGTCATTCCAATGATGCATACAG GCCGGTCAACATGACTCCACAGATGGCACAGCCAGCCCACTCGGCAGGGCAGATGCTGGCTCAGATGTCTCGTCAGAATGGAGCCCCTCAGTCGGTCGCCCCCTCGAGCACCGTCAGCCCCCTTCATGGAGGACCAGCTGGAGGATGGCCTGGAGCCGCAGCTGGAGTCAGACCACAGTTTAATAATCAG CAGGTGGCTCCACAAGCTGCAAAGACCATGTCTCCGCAGTTTGCTCCCATGGGAGGATTTGGCGGTGGCTCTTCCAACTCCTTTGGCCAGATGCCGACAGGTGCTGCTCCCACCGCAACCAACAATGCAAACTACCCGCCCATTAATGCTCATGCCAGCCTCAACGGCAACAGTTATG ATGGCTCTCGGTCCGGGCCGCACTTCCCCTCTCGAGCGGCAGAGGCAGTGTGGCCCCAGTGGCAAGGCCAGCAGCACTCGCAGAGTAATGCAGAGCAGCATCCTCACGCTCAGGGCAACCAGCAGGACATTTATCCT GATGTGTTGTCTATGCTGGACCAGCCTGCCAACTTCAATGGCGATGACTTTGAGATACCCATGTACCCTACGTTTGACCAGTGA